The DNA segment GTTTTGGCTGCCTGCGACTGCACGAAGCTCTGAACGGCGGTCAGAATTCCGTTCAGCGCGGTCCTGGCCGCGTTCGGCGATGCCGTCCGGGCGCGGCCGCCAATGCCAGGTCCGTCTGACGACTCCGCGTAAGCCGTGACGGGGACCTGCGTGCCGGTCTGCGTGAGTACCGTAGTAAAGCTGAGGAGAATCCGCCCGCGCTCGTCGAGTGTGGCCGTGCCACGCCACATGGCCCCGTCATTCGAACGCGCCCAGACGGGATGTGTGACGCCGGGATACACAGCGACCGGCGTCGTCAAGGTCGCCTGCACCACGCTCCCCGGCAGCGCCACACTGCGGGCGTCGCCAGACGCCTGAGGTGCTGCGGAAGGCGTAGGGGCGGGTGAAGACGCAGGGGTTGCCGGGGTGGGTGCTTCGGCCTGCGCGGTGCGCGCCGAGCTCGTGGACACGAAGCCGCCTGTGGTGGCGGTCTGTGAAGCAGCCGTGCTGGCGCTGACCAGGGCACCAGACTGCGCGGGCGTAGCAGCAGCACTGGAAACGAGACCGCCCGTCGAGCTGGCAGATGGCCGCTCCGTAGCCGCGCGAGACACCAGTCCGGTCGCCTGGGGTGCAGCCGATGCCGCAGGCGTCGTGGAGGTCAAGGCCGCACGCGGCGCCGCTGGCGCAGGCGTCGTCGCCACGACCGCGGGACGAGTCTCCGGCTGGCTGGCTGCTCCTGCAGGTTGCTGCGAGATCAGGGCCTGTCGTTCGGCGGGTGCCGCAGCCGCAGCAGGGGTCGTACCGGTGAAGGCCGGCGTAGGGGTGACCGTCACTGGCGTGGCCTTGGCCGTCACGGGCACGGGTGCCGCCGTGATCGGCTGTGGGGTCACAACTGAGCCCCCGTACGGATCAGGGAGGCGCGTCGACGTGACGGGCACCGGCGTAGGGGTGACGGGCGCCGAGGTGACCGGCATGGGCGTCACGTCCGGGTACGCACTCTGCACGGGCGTGACCGGCTCGACTGGCGCTGGAGCAGCAGGCGTAGGGGTGACGGGTGTGGGCGAGATGGGTTCCGGTGCAGCCACAGGTGTGCTGCTCGGCGTGATCGGCTCAACAGGTGTGGGGGTGTCCTGGGTGCTCTGCGGCAGGCTACTGGTCGGCGCGGCCGCGACCGTAGGGGTGACGGCCTCCGACACGGCTTCCTCGCTCTTGGGTGCTGCGGACTTTTTCTCCGGCATGACGGCCGTGATCAGCACGGCCGCCAGCAGCAGTCCCCCGGCGCCCACCGCGAACGTGGCCGGACGCACCCGCCCCTTCCCGCGCGCACTTTTCCCCTGAGCCCGCTGGAATTGAGTGGTCAGGACGGTCATGGCGTTGCCCTTCTGACTCGCCTTCCCGAACAGTTCACGGGCTTCCTCAGCCTGCTCGTCGATCACGGCCTCATTGATCCGCCGGGCGAGCGTGGCGTCCTGGGCGGACACCTGCCCGAGGAAGGTTGAGAAGTCGGGGCTCTCTGGCTCGACCAACGTCAGGTCGGGATCCAGAGCATGGAGTTGACGTTCGATCTCAGCGCGCTGATCAGCGTGGTATGGCATGCCGTTAGCGTGCCTGTCCTCGGGGTGACGACACGCGCCCTGAAGTCTGCACGCGCATCCGGAATACACCCGACGGGGGGGTGCTTCCCTCGCGCGGGCGGTCACCCCTACGTCCCTCACGGTGCGGGATGGAGGTCCACCCATGAACACTCAGAACCCTGTCCGCCCCGTTTCCGCCCTGCACGCCGTGAACGCCCTGTACCTGCGCCTCGTGGTCCTGCTCACGCTGGCCTTCTCGTCCAGCAGCTTCGCACAGGCGACCCCCGAAGCCTTCCAGAAGAACATGGACGCCAAAGCCGGGGTGTTCTGCAAGTACGTGAACATCCTCCCCCAGAGCAAGTGGGTCACGCTGGGCGCGCTTGTGTTCTTCATCATCGGCGCCGTCCTGATGATCTTCGGCGGACGCGGCGGCAACGTCTACCTGATGCGCGGCATCGGCGCTGTCGTGATCATCCCCGCCCTGATCTCGCTGGGCTCCTCGTTCGGCATCGTCTGCTGACGGATTACCCATGGACGACATGCCGTTCCCACAGTACCGAAAGGGGGTGCCGAAAGCTGGCCTGGACGAGGTGGCGCATTTTATGCTCGCCGTCGTCCTGGCCGTCTTCCCCTACTTCTTCATGCAGCTCGCCCTGGGGGACTGGGGGTTTGCCCCAGTCGTCTCGGGCGCCGTCGCGTGGGCGTCCTTCCGGTTCATGGCGGTGCCGATCGTCCGGTACGTCTTCCAGCAACTGCCCCCCATGTTCCTCGAGCACTACGTCGCCACCGTCTTCTTCCGGGGCGGCCTCGCCACCCGTCCGGACCCGGAACCCATTCCCTTCAAGGTGGACTGAATGCCCTACCACGACGTCGGCAACGCCCTCAAAGTGGCGGAGAATCAAAGCAACCTCACCCAGCAATTGACGTACCACGGCCTTGAAAACGGCACGGTCTTCACGCTCGACAACCAGATGACGTTCGGGCTGAACGTCGATCTCGTGTCCGCGGCCCGGGCCACGCCGGACATCCGGGTGTCCAACCGCGACCGGATCATGGCCGCGATTCAAGGGGCGCTGCCCGCCGGCGCTGTGGTGCGCTTCTACCTGGACAACCGCCCGGCCACCCGGACGGCCCTCGCACAACTCGCGCCCATCGAACGGGATGGCAGCGCCGTCGAGCGAATGCTCCAGGCAAATCACGCGGTCCTCGAACGCATGCGGCGGAGCCACTGGGTGAGCGACAGCTCCGCGTACTTCACGGTGACCCTCACCGTACCGGGACGCCCGAAGAAAACGCCGTACAAGAACGTCAACCTACAAGCCCTGGTCTCCAAAGCCGCCACGCTCCAGAGTCGCCTCGCGCGGCAGCTCACCCTCAGCGGTATGCGCACGAGCCCCATGACCAATGACGAGGTCTGGGCGCGCATCCTCGATTACTTCAACCCCGACATGGCGAGCGCGGAAAAGCCAGCCTATCAACGAGACCTCGACGCCGGTGATCTGGCCGCCTACCGCGTCGGCCAGAAACTGAAAAACGCACCCAAGGCAACGCGCCCATACGTGGCGACCATGCGCGCTCAGGTCGCGTGCAGTGGCATCGATCTGGACCACGACGCCTGCTTCACCGTGGGCCACACCCGGGTGGGCATCGTGTCGTTCCTCAAGCCGAGCCGGGGCACGCACGTCGGCGCCACCGAGGAGATCATCCAGGCCCTCGGGGGGACGCACTCCACCTTCATGGTGGAGTACCTCGTCGTGGACGCCCCGAAAATCCGCGCGCAGATCAACGAGTCCCTGGATAAGCAGGAAACCGCCGCCAGTGATCCGTCCATGAAAGCCGGGCGTGAAGTCTACACACGCATCGCAGAAGGGACGGCCCTGGTGCAGGCCCTGGAGATGGGGCAGGTCCTCACGGAAATGAGCATGCACGCCATCATCTTCGCCCGCTCCCAGGAAGAACTGGACGACCGTCGCGAACGAACGCTCGCGGCCTTCAGTTCGGTCGGGGGCAGCATGCCCCGCGTCGCGTCCCATGCCGACGCCATTCACCTGTACCTGCAGAACGCGCCCTTCAGCGGGAAACGCAGCGCGTATCAGGTCGCGGCCTACTACCGCAACGCAGTCGACTGCATGCCTCAGGCTGGCCCCTGGGCAGGGACGCCCGAGGGCGTCCTGCCACTCCGCGGGCGACGGGGAAACGTCTTCTCGATCTCGCCGGTCGCGCCGGGCATCCGCAACGCGGGCGTGGTCGTGGCAGGCAGCGCCGGGGGGGGGAAAAGCGTCTTCATCAGCATGCTCGCCGCTGGACTCGTCCACCGGCATCAGGCGTCCCTCACGGTCGTGGATCCCAAGCGCGACTACCTGGCGCTCTTCACGGCACTGGGCGCGGCGGACGCCATCGTGAGCATCCGGCCGAACGCCCGGCTCCCCTCCGGGGAACGGGTCCGGATCAACCCGTTCGACCTGCCTCAAGCGGACGATACCGTCACCGCCACGAAAATCTCCTCCATCCTGGAGTTGATGCGCGCCCTGCGCATCAATGACCTGAGCGGCCGGCGCGTGAGCATCCTGCATGAGGCCATCCAGGTGTTCTACCGGCGGTTCTCCCGGCCCGTAGACCGGGGCGGTGAGGTCGTGGACCGGTACACGGGCGAGGGCACCCTCACGGACTTCGCCGATATCATTTCCCGCCTGAACATCGTGGGCGACAAACCCGTCCTGGCTGACCCTGAACTCCGCCGCGAGGTCAGCGACGTCGCCAATGAACTGCGGGCGTACACCGCTGAAACCCCGATCGGCACCCTGCTGGACGGCCCGACCACGGTGAACGTTCACTCCAGGTACCTGTACCTCGACATCAGCGGCATGATCGATCACCCCCAGCTGCTGGCGATTGGCACACTCCTCACCAACGAACTCGTGTGGAACCGGAGCATGACCATGGAGGGCCGCAAAGTCATCGTGATGGAAGAGGCCGGCGTGGCGAAAAACCTGCCTGGCCTCGTCGAACTGACCAACCGCCTGTACAAGACCGGCCGTTCCCTGGGCGTCATTCCCATCCTCGCCATGCAGGAAATTGAGGACGCCCTGGCCTACAAGGGCGTGATCAACAACGCCAACACCCGCATCCTGCTCGAAAGCAAACCGTCCGAGCGCGCGCAGATTGCCGACATCTTCGACCTGAATGCCTCCATGCGTGGCCTGCACGCCTCTCTGGGCGGCGAAGCGAACCGGTTCCGCGAGGTCCTGATCCTCCAGAACGGCGGGAACGGTCAGCTGGACGGCGACGTCGGCCAGTTGTGGCTGTCCCGCGAGGCGTACTGGATGAGCACCAGCGTCAAGGAGGAAGCCGACTACCGCGCCCACGTGGCGACGGAACTCTACGCCGGGGATGAAGCCCGGGCTGCCATACACATCGCGCAGGAGGAGCAGCATGCCGCATAGATCCGCAGCGACCCGAACCCTGGTGCTCACGGCCTTCATGTCCAGCGCCGCGCTCGCGCAGGACGACCCGTTCGAACCCATCAATGGAGCACTGAACGGCGCCAACAACGTCATCATGACCGTCGACTCCACCATCGCCATGCTGTCCCGGGCCATCGATCTGCTCTCGATGGTGCCGGCCATCGGCCCGTTCGCGCAGATGCTCAAACCCATCATCAACACCTACATGGACATCAAGACGACCATCATGCCCATCATTGAGGCCGGGAACCGCGGCATGGCGTACGTCAAGCAGATCAACGACGCCCGGAACACCGTTCGGCAGATGTTCAGCAACAGCAACTTCTCCGACCGCGTGAACAGCATCAACAGCCTGGTCGGCCAGTTCGGCGGCCTGAGTTCACTGACCGGCGGCGCCCGAACCATTGACCCGAATGACCCCCGGGGCAGCGTCGCGCGCATCCTGTCGTCCGCGGACCGGCAGATCGCGGACGTTCGTTCGCAGATCAACCAGGCGCAGTCCCAGCGGGACATGCCGAGGTACCGCGCCCTCGTGCAGCGGGAGGAGGAACTGAAGGGCCTCCGGACTCGGATCCGGCAGGCGGGCGAAATGGCGGCCAGTCAGCGGGATTCAATGAAGCTCGTGACTCGCACCAGTCAGGTGGCCGCGGACGCCGCGCGCCGTGCGCCGGCGCAGGCCGCCCAGCTCCAGGCGACCCTGAGTGCCGAGGGCGCCCTGAAGATCCTGGGCACCATGGCCATCGAGCAACTGAACGTCAACGCGGGCGGCTTCGATGCCCTCAGTCAACAGCTCGCCACGATCAGTCAGAACCAGACCATCACCAATGAGCAGAACGACCAGCTGCTCAGCCACTTCCAGCAGCAGGAGCGGGAGCGGACCGCCCGCAACCGGCAGCTCATCGAGGAGACCACGCGCCGTCAGGAGGAAGAGTACAAGTCCATGATCAAACGCACGGACCTGCTCGCGGACAGCATCGGGCAGACGCTCCGCCCAAGTGATGAGCGGCGCAGTGACATCCGCAGCCTGATGGGCGGCAGCAAGTGAATCGTGCGCTGCCCCTGCTGGTCCTGCTCGCCGGGGTGGCGCACGCCGCAGGCACCCCCGTCGAGTGCCCGACCGCAGCCGTCGCGTCAACGTCCGACGTGACCCTCAGTGCCTTCCTGCCCAACGCGCCCTGCCTGTTCGCTCAGAACATTGACCTCTGGGCGCGGTGGGGCCTCTGGACTGGCATGGCGACCGTCGGCCTGACCCTGGCGGCCGCGTTCTTCTTCTGGAAGCTCTTCGCTGCGGTGCTCGGCGGGGCCCCGGAGAAGGCCCTGACCCCCTTCCTGATCGCCGCTGTCATTTTCTTGCTCGTGTCCCCCGCCCGGGAGGGCAAGGGCCTCCTGCCTGACATTCAGGCGAGCGCCATGGAAGGCTTCGTCAGCCTGTACAGCATCTCGGCAGCTGTAGGAACCCGTGCCATGACGGAAGGCCCGACGAGCGTGCAGGAGCAAACGCGAACGTTAGGGAAGAACGTCGCCCTGCTCGTCGCGCGTGGCTCTCAAGCAGCGGAGATCCGCAAGCAGTTGGACGCGATCAAGGCTGGAGAGATTTCGGGCGACCTGAAGGACCCCAACCTCGTGAACAGCCTGTACGCGCAGCAGCTGGAGAAGGATCAGTCCGGCATCAACCAGGCCTTCTCCGGGAACGGCTGGGTGTTCAACATTGGCTTCCTGCTGCTGTATGGATTGTTCGCCATTTTTGCCGGGATCATTTTCGCTGTAGGGTTCGGCCTGCAGCTGTCCCTGCTGCTCTTACCCATCGCCATTGCGTTCCTGGTGCTGGGTCGCTTCCAGCCCGCCGGTTACGTCGGTGCCTCGTACCTCGCGGCCATGTTGACGGCCGTGCTTATGCCCATCGGTGTGGCCAGCGTCACCACGGTGGGCCTGAGCATCCCCGCGGCTCGCCTGACGCCAACGGTGACCAAGATGAACAGCGAAGTCGCCGCCAACCTCCAGCGGTATCAAC comes from the Deinococcus sedimenti genome and includes:
- a CDS encoding VirB4 family type IV secretion system protein; this translates as MPYHDVGNALKVAENQSNLTQQLTYHGLENGTVFTLDNQMTFGLNVDLVSAARATPDIRVSNRDRIMAAIQGALPAGAVVRFYLDNRPATRTALAQLAPIERDGSAVERMLQANHAVLERMRRSHWVSDSSAYFTVTLTVPGRPKKTPYKNVNLQALVSKAATLQSRLARQLTLSGMRTSPMTNDEVWARILDYFNPDMASAEKPAYQRDLDAGDLAAYRVGQKLKNAPKATRPYVATMRAQVACSGIDLDHDACFTVGHTRVGIVSFLKPSRGTHVGATEEIIQALGGTHSTFMVEYLVVDAPKIRAQINESLDKQETAASDPSMKAGREVYTRIAEGTALVQALEMGQVLTEMSMHAIIFARSQEELDDRRERTLAAFSSVGGSMPRVASHADAIHLYLQNAPFSGKRSAYQVAAYYRNAVDCMPQAGPWAGTPEGVLPLRGRRGNVFSISPVAPGIRNAGVVVAGSAGGGKSVFISMLAAGLVHRHQASLTVVDPKRDYLALFTALGAADAIVSIRPNARLPSGERVRINPFDLPQADDTVTATKISSILELMRALRINDLSGRRVSILHEAIQVFYRRFSRPVDRGGEVVDRYTGEGTLTDFADIISRLNIVGDKPVLADPELRREVSDVANELRAYTAETPIGTLLDGPTTVNVHSRYLYLDISGMIDHPQLLAIGTLLTNELVWNRSMTMEGRKVIVMEEAGVAKNLPGLVELTNRLYKTGRSLGVIPILAMQEIEDALAYKGVINNANTRILLESKPSERAQIADIFDLNASMRGLHASLGGEANRFREVLILQNGGNGQLDGDVGQLWLSREAYWMSTSVKEEADYRAHVATELYAGDEARAAIHIAQEEQHAA